The genomic region CGTCAACCTATACGCTTTGTTTCTATGGGGGGAGGCTGGGTCGTCCGGGGTGGAATCGATGCCTGAGTTTTGGAGACAGACATGATAGAGGTCAATGGACTTCGGCGGCGTTTCGGGCCGGTTGTCGCGGTGGACGGGGTCTCGTTCAGCGCCGCCAAGGGGCAGGTGCTCGGCCTGCTGGGTCCCAACGGGGCGGGCAAGACCACGACGATGCGCATGCTGACCTGCTACATTCGGCCGGACGGGGGCACCGCCAGCGTTTGCGGGCACGACATCCTGACCGATTCGATCGGGGTGCGGCGCTCGCTGGGCTATCTGGCGGAGAACTCGCCGGCCTACCCGGAGATGACGGTGGGGGGCTTCCTGAAGTTCATCTGCGACGTGCGGCAGATCAAGGGCCGCCGGCGCAAAGCGGCGCTCGACCGCGTCGTGCCGATGTGCTCGATCGACTCGGTCTACCACCAGACGATCGAGACCCTGTCGAAGGGCTACAAACGCCGCGTCGGACTGGCCCAGGCGCTGATCCACGACCCCGACGTGCTGATCCTCGACGAGCCGACCGACGGTCTGGACCCCAACCAGAAGCACGAGGTCCGAAAACTGATCGGCGCGATGGCCAAGGACAAGTGCATTATCATCTCGACCCACATCCTCGAGGAGGTCGAGGCGGTCTGTTCCCGGGCGATCATCGTGGCCCGGGGCAAGGTCCTGGTGGACTCGACGCCCCAGGAGCTGAAGGACAAGCACCACGCCAGTCTCGACGAGGTCTTCCGCAAGATCACCCGGAGCAAATGCGCCTGAACCGGTCGATTCGCGACGATGGACGAACGAGGATCGGCAAGAATCGACGATCGACAATCAATTGTATCGGGAGTGCCACATGAACAGTTTCTGGGCGGTATTCAAGAGGGAGCTGAAAAGCTACTTCACGACGCCCCTCGCCTACGTGTTTCTCGTCATCTTCCTGTTCTTCAGCGGCTATCTGACGTTCAAGGAGGGGTTCTACGAGGCCCGGCAGGCCGATCTGAGGCCGTTCTTCGCGAACCTTCCGCTGCTGTTCGTGTTCATGGTCCCCTCGACGGCCATGCGCCTGTGGGCCGAGGAGCGCAAGGTCGGGTCGGTCGAGCTGCTGTTCACGCTGCCGGTCACGATCGTGCAGGCGGTGCTGGCGAAGTTCTTCGCGGCCTGGCTGTTTCTGGGGATCGCGCTGGCGCTGACCTTCCCGCTGGTCGTGACCGTCTGCTATCTGGGCGACCCTGATGTCGGACTGATCGTGACCGGCTATCTCGGCGCGTTCCTGATGGCGGGGGGGTTCCTGGCGATCGGCTGCTTCTTCTCGGCGCTGAGCAAGAACCAGGTGATCGCCTTCGTGCTCAGCGTGGTCGCCTGCGCGGTCCTGGTGTTCGCGGGGATGCCGACGACGCTGAACTACGTCTCGACGTTCCTGCCGCCCGGCATGGTCGCGGCGGTGGAGGGCATGAGCTTTCAGGTGCATTTCGACTCGATGCAGAGGGGCATCCTGCAATTCAAGGACCTCGCCTATTTCGTTCTCCTGATCGCCGGCTGGGTCGCCGCCTGCGCGATCGTCCTGGATGAAAGGAAGGCCAGCTAATGAATCGGACCATACGTGCGATTGTCGGGGCCGCCCTGGTTCTGGTCATCGCCTTCAGCGGGATCAGCATCAGCCAGAACCTCGGTCGGCGATGGAAGGTGGACGTCACCGATCAGAAGCTCTACACGCTCAGCGACGGGACCAAGGCGATTCTGGGCCGGCTCAACCAGCCGATCAAGATCCGGTTCTTCTACGCCAAGACCGCGGCGATGAAGGGGCCCGACCAGATTCGCTTCTTCAACAACTACTCCGAATTCGTCCGCGCCCTGCTGGACGAATACGTCGCCGCCTCGAACGGGATGGTCGAGTTGCAGGTGATCGATCCGCGGCCGTTCTCGGAAGAGGAAGAGCAGGCCCTGCGGCTGGGATTGCGGCGGTTTCCCATCACCGAGGAGGAGAACTTCTTCTTCGGCCTGGCCGTGCAGACGCAGTTCGGCGTCGAGAAGACCATTCCCTTCTTCTCACCCGACCGGCAGAACTTCGTCGAATACGATATCAGCTATCTGATCGACACCGCCATCACCCGCCAGAAGACTCGGGTGGGGATCATGAGCTCGCTGCCCGTGATGGGCGACGATGTCACCGGCTACATGGCCCAGATGATGCGGATGCAGGGCCAGCAGCCCAAGCCCGCCTGGACGATCGTCGAACACCTCCGGCAGAAGTACGAGGTGACGGAAGTCCCGACGGACCTCACCGACATCAACGACGTCGACATCCTCCTCGTGATTCATCCGAAGGACCTGCCCGAGCGGACGCAGTTCGCCATCGATCAGTTCATTCTCAAGGGCGGCCGGGCGATCCTCTGCGTCGATCCGCATTGCATCGTGGATCGGCCGCAGCAGAACCCGATGCAGATGACGGCCCAGAAGCAAAGTTCCGACCTCGACCGCTTGATGCGGACGTGGGGCCTCTCCATGCCGGCCAACACCTTCGCGGGCGACCGGTCGCTCCTGCTGGAGGCGCCGCTGACGGCCAATCAGCGGCCGCAGCCGATCATGGGGTTCCTCGGGCTCAAGCCGCCGTGCTTTAACCAGGAGAAGGCCATCACCGCCGATCTGAACGAGGTCCGGGTGCTGTTCGCCGGCGTGCTCAGAGAGGTTT from Anaerobaca lacustris harbors:
- a CDS encoding ABC transporter ATP-binding protein, yielding MIEVNGLRRRFGPVVAVDGVSFSAAKGQVLGLLGPNGAGKTTTMRMLTCYIRPDGGTASVCGHDILTDSIGVRRSLGYLAENSPAYPEMTVGGFLKFICDVRQIKGRRRKAALDRVVPMCSIDSVYHQTIETLSKGYKRRVGLAQALIHDPDVLILDEPTDGLDPNQKHEVRKLIGAMAKDKCIIISTHILEEVEAVCSRAIIVARGKVLVDSTPQELKDKHHASLDEVFRKITRSKCA
- a CDS encoding ABC transporter permease: MNSFWAVFKRELKSYFTTPLAYVFLVIFLFFSGYLTFKEGFYEARQADLRPFFANLPLLFVFMVPSTAMRLWAEERKVGSVELLFTLPVTIVQAVLAKFFAAWLFLGIALALTFPLVVTVCYLGDPDVGLIVTGYLGAFLMAGGFLAIGCFFSALSKNQVIAFVLSVVACAVLVFAGMPTTLNYVSTFLPPGMVAAVEGMSFQVHFDSMQRGILQFKDLAYFVLLIAGWVAACAIVLDERKAS
- a CDS encoding Gldg family protein, whose product is MNRTIRAIVGAALVLVIAFSGISISQNLGRRWKVDVTDQKLYTLSDGTKAILGRLNQPIKIRFFYAKTAAMKGPDQIRFFNNYSEFVRALLDEYVAASNGMVELQVIDPRPFSEEEEQALRLGLRRFPITEEENFFFGLAVQTQFGVEKTIPFFSPDRQNFVEYDISYLIDTAITRQKTRVGIMSSLPVMGDDVTGYMAQMMRMQGQQPKPAWTIVEHLRQKYEVTEVPTDLTDINDVDILLVIHPKDLPERTQFAIDQFILKGGRAILCVDPHCIVDRPQQNPMQMTAQKQSSDLDRLMRTWGLSMPANTFAGDRSLLLEAPLTANQRPQPIMGFLGLKPPCFNQEKAITADLNEVRVLFAGVLREVSPAVTDPNQPDRSSDGIVRTPLIMTTDRGNSWTVSSSFDLMFPDPDKLMARFIEGTQPVPMGYLVTGRFKSSFPEGIEVEVEADDPDEDEESDEPTMVTKRVTGLTEASADCAVAVFSDVDFLSDQMAYANSLFGKMVVGDNSALLMNTIEDLSGSGDLISIRSRGNYRRPFTVVDEIERQAERETDDEVALINAQIEGFNLELQNLATSDQAAEQEEVIGSSIIEKRRQLELKIREAQRQLREVNARRRERIEHLGAILRRFNMGLVPGVIMLIALVLGLWRSFRRRHYISHASDA